A DNA window from Nycticebus coucang isolate mNycCou1 chromosome 1, mNycCou1.pri, whole genome shotgun sequence contains the following coding sequences:
- the LOC128583955 gene encoding exosome complex component RRP43-like yields MGRKVATGFKTVELLDYYKRFMKENCHHDGRELGEFRTITVNISSISTADDSALVKLGNTTVLWGVKVEFAAPPTDAPDKGYVVPNVDLPPLCSLRFRSGPPEEEAQVSSQIIAEVTENSQIIQKDLCISPGKLAWVLYCDLICLDYDGNILDACPFALLAALKNVQLPKVTINEETALAEVNLKKKSYLNIRTHPVATSFAVFDDTLLIVDPTVEEEHLATGTLTIVMDEEAKLCCLHKPGGTLELNFRTV; encoded by the coding sequence ATGGGCAGAAAGGTGGCAACTGGATTTAAAACCGTGGAACTTCTAGATTATTACAAGagatttatgaaagagaactGCCATCATGATGGAAGGGAACTTGGTGAATTCAGAACCATAACTGTCAACATAAGTTCAATTAGTACTGCAGATGATTCTGCCCTAGTGAAGCTGGGAAATACTACAGTACTTTGGGGAGTTAAAGTGGAATTTGCAGCACCACCAACAGATGCCCCTGATAAAGGTTATGTTGTTCCTAATGTGGATTTACCACCCCTGTGTTCATTGAGATTTCGGTCTGGACCTCCTGAAGAAGAGGCCCAAGTGTCTAGCCAAATCATTGCAGAGGTCACTGAAAATTCACAGATAATTCAGAAAGATTTATGCATATCTCCAGGAAAGCTTGCTTGGGTCCTATACTGTGATCTCATTTGCCTTGACTATGATGGAAACATTTTGGATGCCTGCCCATTTGCTTTATTAGcagctttaaaaaatgtacagTTGCCTAAAGTtactataaatgaagaaactgctTTAGCAGAAgttaatttaaagaagaaaagttattTGAATATTAGAACTCATCCAGTTGCAACTTCCTTTGCTGTGTTTGATGACACTCTGCTCATAGTTGACCCTACTGTAGAGGAGGAACACCTGGCAACTGGAACCTTAACAATAGTAATGGATGAAGAAGCCAAGCTCTGCTGTCTGCACAAACCAGGTGGAACACTGGAGCTAAACTTCAGGACTGTATGA
- the NSA2 gene encoding ribosome biogenesis protein NSA2 homolog encodes MPQNEYIELHRKRYGYRLDYHEKKRKKESREAHERSKKAKKMIGLKAKLYHKQRHAEKIQMKKTIKMHEKRNTKQKNDEKTPQGAVPAYLLDREGQSRAKVLSNMIKQKRKEKAGKWEVPLPKVRAQGETEVLKVIRTGKRKKKAWKRMVTKVCFVGDGFTRKPPKYERFIRPMGLRFKKAHVTHPELKATFCLPILGVKKNPSSPLYTTLGVITKGTVIEVNVSELGLVTQGGKVIWGKYAQVTNNPENDGCINAVLLV; translated from the exons ATG CCACAAAATGAATATATTGAATTACACCGTAAACGCTATGGATATCGCTTGGATTaccatgagaaaaagagaaaaaaagaaagtcgaGAGGCTCATGAACGGTCAAAGAAGGCAAAGAAGATGATTGGTCTAAAGGCTAAGCTCTACCATAAACAGCGCCATGctgagaaaatacaaatgaaaaagac tATCAAGATGCATGAAAAGAGAAACACCAAACAAAAGAATGATGAAAAGACTCCACAGGGAGCAGTACCTGCCTATCTGTTGGACAGAGAGGGACAGTCCCGAGCCAAAGTACTCTCCAATATGATTAAACAAAAACGAAAAGAGAAAGCG ggaaaatgggaagtccCTCTGCCCAAAGTTCGTGCCCAGGGAGAAACAGAAGTATTAAAAGTTATTcgaacaggaaagagaaagaagaaggcatGGAAGAGGATGGTTACTAAAGTCTGCTTTGTTGGAGATGGCTTTACGAGAAAACCACCTAAATATGAAAGATTCATTAGGCCAATG GGCTTGCGTTTCAAGAAGGCCCATGTAACACATCCTGAACTGAAAGCTACCTTTTGCCTGCCAATACTTGGTGTAAAGAAGAATCCTTCATCCCCATTATATACAACTTTGGGTGTTATTACCAAAGGGACTGTCATTGAGGTCAATGTGAGTGAGCTGGGCCTTGTGACACAAGGGGGCAAGGTTATTTGGG GGAAATATGCCCAGGTTACCAACAATCCAGAAAATGATGGATGCATAAATGCAGTCTTACTGGTTTGA